CTGATTCCGCTGAAAAATCCATACTAATTCCACAAACTACATCTTGCAACAATTATACCCTGCATTTAGTGAGTATGGTGTATGTCTACTTGAGATTCCATAGCAAGATCGCATATAATTATGCAGTTATAAGAAAATTTGCCTTTAAGTTGCAAAAATTAGTTGTATAcgtgcaaaaaattaacatataCCCTTCCACGCACCGTTTAGCTTTACTTGTGGCTCATATTCTGGTCTAACAAATTCCCTTACATAACCATCTATTGCGCATGAATTGGCACATGTATATACTGCAATTGAACTAAAATCTACTCTCTCATTGTCCAAATAGTACAATAATTGTGGAAGAATTTGGAATTCAAAGCTGCGATTTCCACCACAATGGCTGCATTTTGGCGGCTCCCAGTCCATTATTTCATCGCCTAATTTCCTATTCCTATTGCTAACCCATAATGGGTTGCCATGGCGCTCATAATAGATTACATCTTGGTGACCAGTGATTTGACAAAATCGATCATATGAAGTGTCATTTCCGAAcatattgtatttttgttcCTCAATGGCATCGTATGTCTCCTCGTAATCCTCCATTTCTACATTTTTTTCCACAAAAACGCTACTAACAGATCGTATATTGTTTTCAGATGTTGGTTGGGTAAAACATATATCAGACTCCGGTGATTCTGCAATTTTATTAGTGGATACTGGTATATCTTGGCCATTGATTGACAAATACTTTTGATACAATTGATGCTCATGCGAATAATCATCTTTTACCTCATCTAGTGTAGTTATGTTGATTACATACTCAGGGAATGTTGTTTTTAACGTTTTATGTGTTCGGGCTATTTCGCACCTTTTATGTAAGCTAGTACCATTAGGCAAAGAATCTATCAAAGTAGATTCTCTGCTTATATTATCAGCTACTTTGCCGAGAGATTTATTACTTTGAGTAGAGTGACATGGTAGCCCACAATCAGCACAGCAACCGCGAATTTCTTTGGTGGAATCTAGGGTTACACCAAATTCAAGGGGGTTGTAACCAAAGAACTGATTATCCCTAGGCAATTGGTTGCGAATGAtggcaaaattattaccaCAGGGTTGACAGATAAAAAAGTAGAGACTGCGATGGAATGCATGATCATAGCGATCATCTGGCGCATACAATTGCAGGCAAAATGTCAACACATTTCCGCATTCATTACACAGAAATTCGGTCTGTGATGGCAAATTTAGCGAAAGCCATGCTGGCATACCACCTACTTTGCAAGGGAAGTGTTCTCTAGTAATTTCCCACGGTTCAAATCCGCTCACCCAACCCAGCGCTGGAGGTACATCCATAGTGGTGTTGGGGTATCTGTGCTCTACGCCTGCGACTAAAAATGTGGATAGGGAAGATTGGCAATAAGTCGGCCGCCTTTATTAACCACAAGGAATTTCACCCAGGTGAGTTCTTACACAATtccattgtatatttaattgtagaATTATGTTTGTTATGTTGCTTTACCGATAAATGTACATGTTTCACTGCCAAACGGTTCAAATACCAAATATTGtagttaattaataaattaatatactattttattaactaataaacaatttattgacTAATTGTTACCAAATTATCCGAGGatttatgaaatatttattcaaacAATATGAATTCTCATTAATTCCGTTACTTAGtgattaaaataattcttaaatttatttaggcaaCTTTGAAAACCTGGAAAAAGTATGGATCGCAGAGGAAAAGCACCAGCGAGAGCTCAAGCGCCAGAAGGAGATGTTAGAGAAGAGAGAGGAGGAGATTAAACTTCGTCAAATTACTAATGACCTGAGGCAGCAGGAACAACGCCAACTCCTAAGAGAAATCAGAAGAAGGGAACAGGAAATTGATGAGGAACACTCCGAGTATATCAAAGTCCTCCAAGAAAGATCGTTCACTTCGGGCGAGGTTGTTAATAGCGAGAAACGTAGCAGGCAGCAAGCTAGAGTCTGGGCTAAGTCTAAATACAAGGAGAACATAATGCCTAACAACCATTCATCGGTATATGGTAGTTGTTATGATAAGGTTAACGACCGATGGGGATATAAGTGCTGCGAATCATATGACAAAAACTCAGCCTGTTCTAACTTTATCGCAAAACCCACGGAGATTAAGAAGAAGAAACGGAAGGAGGTGAGACACATGACTGGTTTGGCGCAGACGTTGGGTAGTTTGATTTCGTTACACTAGAGTAACTTTTTATTTTGTtcttaaaattattttccaTTAGAAATCCAACTGATGCCAGTacagataaatttaagTTATATTTGTACAATTCATATTATAATCTAGCCCATTTGACTATAATTGTTTTAGAATCAAAAAAACTTTACTCTTGTAttgaaattgtatttttactACAATTTTGAACGATTTGCTGCTTACTTGTTGTTTTTTAGGGAACATGtattccaaaaatttacacgaaaaaaattatccttaaatttacaatggTACACACCAATATGTGttaatgtatatttatacatttttttgatttaatgtgtattttaatttaaaaatccCCATCCAGTTACATTAAGCCTGCGAATGAATTTTTGTACAACCGCCAAGTGACAACTCATTGtttgtttatattattttgcacaaattaaaatttctaatCACATGGTATTCATAACACATACCATATTACTCCGGCATAATATTCCGTTTACactaaaattttgtattaaatatttagcaTAATACACATTTTACTGCgataattatacataattgCACAATCTCACCGGCATGTATATACAAGAACAAAAGTACCATTATTACACTTGTTCATTACTTGGATATACATGCGGTCGCAATCCCTTGATATTTCGTATTTGGTCAATTACTGATCGTGCAATGTTAGGCTCTAAGAATGGATCCTGGTCGATCATTAACCATTTATAAAATGCAATGTTGTAAGATATCGATCCAGATGACTTTGACCGGATTGTCTTTGATAAACCCATGGACCAAGGTACAGGTAGCATAGCTTctatcaaaaataaatgtcCCTGATTCGACTCGTTAATTATCTGTGCTTTATACATAGATAAAACATTGTATGCACAACCAAGCATGTTATCCTCACACAGAAGATCAGCTTTGAGCATCGCTTGATAGATTCTGGCAATGGGTGGCTTTATGCAGCGATGCAACAAATGTTTTACAGCGCTAATTATTTGACCCGATAGATTCCATGAGTGCTGAGAAGAATGTTCTGAGTGGCTAGGGGAGCATTCGGCCATTGAGTTGAATACTATGCCTTGGATGACGAATATCACCCCTCTagattatcaaatattattaattgtgatatattatataataaaaatattgcTATTACATATGATAATATCAGACAAACCTTATGGGCTCCTGAGCTATAGGACCCGTCCTTGAAGCCACTTGAAATGCCGAAATAACATGTGGTAATAATCGTACCACATGGCCAAAACTTGtttcattcaaatattgGCAATATGAATGTTTAAGGCTCCATTCTACGCTCAGCGATTTACCATCGTAGCTAGAATACGTATTATTGTATGTCAACAAAGTTCTACTTCCAGATGCTAATGATATTCcccaaattttaccaatatcACAGCcacaattgtttaaaatctCCTGTTCCATATTTTCAATAGCTGTAACATTATCATGTTGTTGAACAATTCTTCGGTATTGatcaacatttttatctatGAGATCAAgtactaaattaataacaaacTACCATTTTGTGGCATCAGAATGGCCCTTGCAATAATCTCAATTTCACCGCCGGAAATACATACATATTCACTGTACTTGGCAATGTCACTGTTTACTTTGAATGGAGAATTGGCAATAGTTTCCATCTTATTTCCCCTTATACACATCCCAGGTGCCAAATCCACACCTTCTCTTATGCTTATAAGTTGCTCCGATACTAAATGACGCAACCATATACCCCTTATATCTACTCTTGCATACAAATGTCTCAGATCATTTAGACAACGTTCTAAATGCATTTCACCGCAACACCCTAACACGTATTCGCCCGTGCTAAGAACTTCAATCTCAACCGATTGGTCTGCAGTATATAGCAGTGCTAAGCCGTATAAAAACTGTTCCATGTCCTTGATGTCAACAGGCTCTATCGACACTCGTAATATGGCTGAGACCTGAATTATGACGGGAAAAATTAGCGGGGTTTCAAGAGTTATGTTGCATAGATAACTCATTTTTTAATGgcaaatatattatttctCAGCACATAATGACATTTAGAATACacattgattttttatttacaaatgTATCGTcccaattatataattattagtgCCATGccaaaattgttgataatataaataatgatttatagaAAACACCATTGAAGTGGGAAAATTAAAAAagtttaatataatttaatttttttaaataatataaaagaCTCACCACCAGATCACCATTAAGTATTGGTAACGGTTGAAGATTTGGTACGCTATACAGAGTCAAACACCGCTCAATTGAACAAAATGAGTGCCGTGATTCCATATTATCCCTCAGAACATGCGGGTCATGTAATCGGTGAAGCCATTCAACTACAAGTTTAACTTGATGTACCGTATCATCAACTCTTGGTTCTAATTCCTCAATTTGAAGCGCCAAAATGTTACCTTCAAACCCTTCGGACACTGGTATTAAGTCACCTCCCATGCATAAAAAGATTTTAAATACTCGTATTGGCTGATTTGAAATGTACAAAATCATGCCTTCAAAAAGTCTACCGTTAAAAACCCGCACTAGTGCTACAAACTCACCGGGACGCTCATTGCCTCTTAGTTTGTCGCCCGTCAGCCTGAGTGTAGTCATGTCGCAAGcgacaaattttgttacatGGATCAATGTGATATTATTGGCAATAATTTGGTCAATTTTGAGAGACGAATTTATGACCGCCATTCTGTCACACAAAGAAGTTTTGGGATCAGGGAGACAATTTACTATAACATCTGCTAGACCCTTGGCCAGAGGAATCCatgtattaattacatatatcaGCAACTCTTCTCCCTTACGGTCTGTAGGCTCAATacttaaataattgattatctTCTCAACCTGAGTAACATTTTTGTGCATGCATTGTAGTGTGTAAATGTATTCATTTGtgaaaatgtatataaataatatcataattTACCTTTGCTGCGTCATATTCTAGTAGAATGAAGTTGTAGATGGAGTAGATTTGTTTAATGACAAATTCCACAAACATGGGCATTTCGTCATctttacatatttttacacatttttgTTTATGTGAGTAGAAATAGCCGCCCCAGAGAGCCTTGCGCATATGTGACAACGATTTTTGGGGCAATTCCAATTTTTCCACTATTAAGCGGGCAAAATCAGTCAAGTTTACCGCCCACTTATGGGTCCCGGAACAAAATATTACGTTGCCCTCACTTGGGTtataatagttatttttCCCATCAGGAGGGGGAAATTTGCCATTAAACTCAGAAGCATTGCTCTCTTTATCAACGAAATCCATTTCAGCATCACTTCCTGTGGTAATATTGTAGACTAATGCATTTGCCTGACCTACAATGTCTTGCAACCGGTGGTAAATTTCCAGCGGCGTAAACCTTAGTTCAGTGATTAATCGGTCAATCTTGTTCAATACAAGCACTGTTCTAACCCCTTCCTTGAAAGCTTGTCGCAGAACAAATTTTGACTGCGGGCATATACCTTCAACCGCATCCACGACAAACAACGCACCATCACACATACGCACAGCAGCTGATACTTCGATAGAGAAATCCACATGCCCCGGTGAATCCACC
The DNA window shown above is from Babesia microti strain RI chromosome III, complete genome and carries:
- a CDS encoding elongation factor EF-2 (overlaps_old_locusTagID:BBM_III01365), which translates into the protein MIEALDRVRCNVEKIRNVCILAHVDHGKTTLSDSLISINGIISSNSAGKLRYLDNREDEQIRLITIKSSSISITYNLNGDDYLINLVDSPGHVDFSIEVSAAVRMCDGALFVVDAVEGICPQSKFVLRQAFKEGVRTVLVLNKIDRLITELRFTPLEIYHRLQDIVGQANALVYNITTGSDAEMDFVDKESNASEFNGKFPPPDGKNNYYNPSEGNVIFCSGTHKWAVNLTDFARLIVEKLELPQKSLSHMRKALWGGYFYSHKQKCVKICKDDEMPMFVEFVIKQIYSIYNFILLEYDAAKVEKIINYLSIEPTDRKGEELLIYVINTWIPLAKGLADVIVNCLPDPKTSLCDRMAVINSSLKIDQIIANNITLIHVTKFVACDMTTLRLTGDKLRGNERPGEFVALVRVFNGRLFEGMILYISNQPIRVFKIFLCMGGDLIPVSEGFEGNILALQIEELEPRVDDTVHQVKLVVEWLHRLHDPHVLRDNMESRHSFCSIERCLTLYSVPNLQPLPILNGDLVVSAILRVSIEPVDIKDMEQFLYGLALLYTADQSVEIEVLSTGEYVLGCCGEMHLERCLNDLRHLYARVDIRVSEQLISIREGVDLAPGMCIRGNKMETIANSPFKVNSDIAKYSEYVCISGGEIEIIARAILMPQNVLDLIDKNVDQYRRIVQQHDNVTAIENMEQEILNNCGCDIGKIWGISLASGSRTLLTYNNTYSSYDGKSLSVEWSLKHSYCQYLNETSFGHVVRLLPHVISAFQVASRTGPIAQEPIRGVIFVIQGIVFNSMAECSPSHSEHSSQHSWNLSGQIISAVKHLLHRCIKPPIARIYQAMLKADLLCEDNMLGCAYNVLSMYKAQIINESNQGHLFLIEAMLPVPWSMGLSKTIRSKSSGSISYNIAFYKWLMIDQDPFLEPNIARSVIDQIRNIKGLRPHVYPSNEQV
- a CDS encoding step II splicing factor, putative (overlaps_old_locusTagID:BBM_III01355;~overlaps_old_locusTagID:BBM_III01360), yielding MWIGKIGNKSAAFINHKEFHPGNFENLEKVWIAEEKHQRELKRQKEMLEKREEEIKLRQITNDLRQQEQRQLLREIRRREQEIDEEHSEYIKVLQERSFTSGEVVNSEKRSRQQARVWAKSKYKENIMPNNHSSVYGSCYDKVNDRWGYKCCESYDKNSACSNFIAKPTEIKKKKRKEVRHMTGLAQTLGSLISLH
- a CDS encoding TSR4, pre-rRNA-processing protein TSR4 (overlaps_old_locusTagID:BBM_III01355) gives rise to the protein MDVPPALGWVSGFEPWEITREHFPCKVGGMPAWLSLNLPSQTEFLCNECGNVLTFCLQLYAPDDRYDHAFHRSLYFFICQPCGNNFAIIRNQLPRDNQFFGYNPLEFGVTLDSTKEIRGCCADCGLPCHSTQSNKSLGKVADNISRESTLIDSLPNGTSLHKRCEIARTHKTLKTTFPEYVINITTLDEVKDDYSHEHQLYQKYLSINGQDIPVSTNKIAESPESDICFTQPTSENNIRSVSSVFVEKNVEMEDYEETYDAIEEQKYNMFGNDTSYDRFCQITGHQDVIYYERHGNPLWVSNRNRKLGDEIMDWEPPKCSHCGGNRSFEFQILPQLLYYLDNERVDFSSIAVYTCANSCAIDGYVREFVRPEYEPQVKLNGAWKGIC